Proteins encoded in a region of the Buteo buteo chromosome 11, bButBut1.hap1.1, whole genome shotgun sequence genome:
- the CEBPG gene encoding CCAAT/enhancer-binding protein gamma has translation MSKTSQQNTATDANGVSVIHTQAHTSGLQQVPQLVPVSPGGGGKAVPPSKQGKKNSFVDRNSDEYRQRRERNNMAVKKSRLKSKQKAQDTLQRVNQLKEENERLEAKIKLLTKELSVLKDLFLEHAHNLADNVQPVGTETTTTNPENNGQ, from the coding sequence ATGAGCAAGACATCCCAACAGAACACCGCTACAGATGCGAACGGAGTAAGCGTGATTCACACCCAAGCACACACCAGTGGTTTGCAGCAGGTTCCCCAGCTGGTGCCCGTTAGTCCTGGTGGTGGAGGCAAAGCTGTGCCTCCGagcaaacagggaaagaaaaattcctttgtGGATAGAAACAGCGATGAGTATCGTCAGCGCAGAGAGCGAAACAACATGGCAGTGAAAAAGAGCCGgttaaaaagcaagcagaaagcaCAAGACACACTGCAAAGGGTCAACCagctcaaagaagaaaatgaacgTTTAGAGGCAAAAATTAAGCTCCTGACCAAGGAGCTGAGCGTACTGAAAGACTTGTTCCTTGAGCACGCACACAATCTTGCAGACAATGTGCAACCTGTTGGCACTGAAACCACCACAACAAATCCAGAAAACAATGGACAGTAG